A stretch of Peteryoungia algae DNA encodes these proteins:
- the trmFO gene encoding methylenetetrahydrofolate--tRNA-(uracil(54)-C(5))-methyltransferase (FADH(2)-oxidizing) TrmFO has product MTNSTLSPIHIIGGGLAGSEAAWQAAEAGVPVILHEMRGVRGTDAHKTDGLAELVCSNSFRSDDATANAVGVIHAEMRLAGSLIMACADKHQVPAGGALAVDRDGFSEAVTAAIQQHPLITVTREEVTGLPPEEWDLAIIATGPLTSPALAEAIREKTGKDALAFFDAIAPIVHTDSINMDVCWFQSRYDKVGPGGTGKDYINCPLDESQYNAFIDALIEGDAVGFKEWEGTPYFDGCLPIEVMAERGRETLRHGPMKPMGLTNAHNPTVKPYAVVQLRQDNALGTLYNMVGFQTKLRYGAQAEIFRMIPGLENAEFARLGGLHRNTYIHSPTLLDQSLQLKARPGLRFAGQITGCEGYVESASIGLLAGRFAAAQRKGETISMPPATTALGSLLNHITGGHIVSDEEPGKRSFQPMNINFGLFPELEPGSIVKPEGVKRFRGKDKTIMKRQLVSARALADCKTWLGAA; this is encoded by the coding sequence ATGACGAACAGCACACTCTCTCCCATTCACATCATCGGCGGTGGCCTTGCTGGCTCCGAGGCTGCCTGGCAGGCGGCCGAGGCCGGTGTCCCGGTGATTCTGCACGAAATGCGCGGCGTACGCGGCACGGATGCACACAAGACCGACGGCCTTGCCGAACTGGTCTGTTCCAACTCCTTCCGCTCCGACGACGCAACGGCGAATGCCGTCGGCGTCATTCATGCCGAGATGCGGCTGGCCGGGTCTCTGATCATGGCCTGCGCCGACAAACACCAGGTCCCGGCCGGTGGCGCACTCGCCGTCGACCGCGATGGTTTCTCCGAAGCCGTGACGGCCGCGATCCAGCAACACCCGCTCATCACCGTGACGCGCGAGGAGGTCACCGGCCTTCCGCCCGAGGAATGGGACCTCGCGATCATCGCGACCGGACCCCTCACCTCGCCGGCGCTGGCTGAAGCCATCCGCGAAAAGACCGGCAAGGATGCACTCGCATTCTTCGATGCCATCGCGCCGATCGTGCACACCGACAGCATCAACATGGACGTCTGCTGGTTCCAGTCGCGCTACGACAAGGTCGGACCGGGTGGCACGGGCAAGGACTACATCAACTGCCCGCTCGACGAGAGCCAGTATAATGCCTTCATCGATGCGCTGATCGAAGGGGACGCCGTCGGCTTCAAGGAATGGGAAGGCACACCGTATTTTGACGGCTGCCTGCCGATCGAGGTCATGGCCGAACGTGGCCGCGAGACACTGCGTCACGGCCCGATGAAGCCCATGGGCCTCACCAATGCGCATAATCCGACCGTCAAACCCTATGCCGTGGTACAGCTTCGCCAGGACAATGCACTCGGCACGCTCTACAACATGGTCGGCTTCCAGACAAAGCTGCGCTATGGCGCCCAGGCCGAGATTTTCAGGATGATACCGGGCCTCGAAAATGCGGAGTTTGCCCGCCTCGGCGGATTGCACCGCAACACCTATATCCACTCACCGACCCTGCTCGACCAGAGCCTTCAGCTGAAGGCGCGACCCGGCCTGCGTTTCGCCGGCCAGATCACCGGCTGCGAGGGTTATGTCGAAAGCGCCTCGATCGGGCTGCTCGCAGGCCGTTTCGCTGCTGCACAGCGCAAAGGCGAGACTATCAGCATGCCTCCTGCGACGACCGCCCTGGGTTCGCTGCTGAACCACATCACCGGTGGCCACATCGTCTCGGACGAGGAGCCTGGCAAACGTTCGTTCCAGCCGATGAACATCAATTTCGGGCTATTCCCGGAACTGGAACCGGGCTCGATCGTCAAGCCGGAGGGCGTGAAGCGCTTCCGCGGCAAGGACAAGACGATCATGAAGCGTCAACTGGTCTCGGCGCGCGCGCTCGCCGACTGCAAGACCTGGCTCGGCGCCGCCTGA
- a CDS encoding DUF1127 domain-containing protein: MNPIRIAKNWMSYRRTMAELGNLSSQTLNDIGVTRYEIRNIAARSFR; the protein is encoded by the coding sequence ATGAACCCGATCCGCATTGCCAAGAACTGGATGAGCTACCGTCGCACGATGGCCGAACTGGGCAACCTGTCCTCCCAGACCCTGAACGACATCGGCGTAACCCGCTACGAAATCCGCAACATCGCTGCACGCTCCTTCCGTTAA
- the tyrS gene encoding tyrosine--tRNA ligase, whose product MTKFKSDFLRTMHERGFIHQISDETGLDDLLAKESVTAYIGYDPTAPSLHAGSLIQIMMLHWFQETGHQPISLMGGGTGMVGDPSFKEEARQLMTIDKIEDNIASIKRCFANYLDYDKGPKGGALMINNAEWLRGLNYLEFLRDVGRHFSVNRMLSFDSVKTRLDREQSLSFLEFNYMILQAYDFVELNQRYGCRLQMGGSDQWGNIINGIDLGHRMGTPQLYALTSPLLTTSSGAKMGKSANGAVWLNADLLSAYDFWQYWRNTEDADVERFLKLYTTMSMDEVKKLASLGGSEINEAKKILATEITAILHGRAAAEEAAETARKTFEEGAVSTNLPTVEVAASELESGIGLLALIVKAGLAASNGEARRHVQGGAVKINDAAVSDERSSIGSAEVTADGVIKLSLGKKKHVLVKPV is encoded by the coding sequence ATGACGAAGTTCAAGTCCGATTTCCTCCGCACCATGCATGAGCGCGGCTTCATTCATCAGATCTCCGATGAAACCGGCCTCGACGACCTGCTCGCCAAGGAAAGCGTGACTGCCTATATCGGCTATGACCCGACAGCGCCTTCACTGCATGCCGGCAGCCTGATCCAGATCATGATGCTGCACTGGTTCCAGGAAACCGGCCACCAGCCAATCTCGCTGATGGGCGGCGGCACGGGCATGGTCGGCGACCCCTCCTTCAAGGAGGAAGCCCGGCAGTTGATGACGATCGACAAGATCGAGGACAACATTGCCTCGATCAAGCGCTGCTTTGCCAATTACCTCGATTACGACAAGGGCCCCAAGGGCGGCGCCCTGATGATCAACAATGCCGAATGGCTGCGTGGGTTGAACTACCTCGAGTTCCTGCGCGACGTTGGCCGTCACTTTTCGGTCAACCGCATGCTCTCCTTCGACAGCGTCAAGACGCGCCTCGATCGCGAGCAGTCGCTGTCCTTCCTCGAATTCAACTACATGATCCTGCAGGCCTACGACTTCGTCGAGCTCAACCAGCGTTACGGCTGCCGGCTGCAAATGGGCGGATCGGACCAGTGGGGCAATATCATCAACGGCATCGATCTCGGCCATCGCATGGGCACGCCGCAGCTCTATGCACTAACCTCGCCGCTGCTGACCACCTCGTCTGGCGCCAAGATGGGCAAGTCGGCCAACGGCGCCGTCTGGCTCAACGCAGACCTGCTTTCGGCCTATGACTTCTGGCAATACTGGCGCAACACCGAAGACGCCGATGTCGAGCGTTTCCTGAAGCTTTACACGACCATGTCGATGGACGAAGTGAAGAAGCTTGCGTCACTTGGCGGTTCCGAGATCAACGAAGCGAAAAAGATCCTCGCCACCGAGATCACTGCGATCCTTCACGGTCGAGCTGCGGCCGAGGAAGCGGCGGAAACCGCGCGCAAGACCTTTGAGGAAGGCGCTGTTTCTACCAACCTTCCAACCGTCGAAGTGGCCGCGAGCGAACTCGAATCCGGGATCGGTCTGCTCGCCTTGATCGTCAAGGCCGGTCTTGCCGCCTCAAACGGTGAAGCGCGTCGCCATGTCCAGGGTGGTGCTGTGAAAATCAACGACGCCGCCGTCTCCGACGAGCGCTCGTCCATCGGCAGCGCGGAGGTCACTGCCGATGGCGTGATCAAGCTTTCGCTCGGCAAGAAGAAGCACGTTCTCGTCAAGCCGGTCTGA
- a CDS encoding anhydro-N-acetylmuramic acid kinase, whose translation MAEIRTAIGLMSGTSMDGIDVALLRTDGETMVEQGAFLSVPYDPPFRDRLKQALEEAKAITRRDERPGDLSRMERDLTLRHAEAVELFLRRENLNSHAIDFIGFHGQTVLHRPIEALTVQLGDGPLLASETGIDVVYDMRANDMVHGGQGAPLVPIYHQALAHKIPTDQWPVCFVNIGGISNLTFLDRDGTIIGFDSGPGNTLIDQWVEAHAGIPYDDGGRIASEGSVVMALAERYLDNTFFTAKTRRALDRNDFRPPQGHEAELSDGARTLAYVSAAAILKSAGHLPGFPKTFVICGGGRLNRTIMGDLLRLAGERGAMVLSAEQAGFDGDAMEAEAWAYLAVRSAKGLPLTFPGTTGVKSPVGGGVLARAAGTQKV comes from the coding sequence ATGGCGGAAATCAGGACGGCGATCGGGTTGATGAGCGGCACCTCAATGGATGGCATCGATGTGGCGCTTCTGCGCACCGATGGCGAGACGATGGTCGAACAAGGCGCCTTTCTCTCGGTGCCCTACGATCCACCCTTCCGCGACCGCCTGAAGCAGGCGCTCGAAGAGGCCAAGGCAATCACCCGGCGCGACGAGCGACCGGGCGACCTCTCACGTATGGAGAGGGACCTGACTCTACGTCATGCGGAAGCGGTTGAACTTTTTCTGAGGCGCGAAAACCTCAACAGCCATGCCATCGATTTCATCGGCTTCCACGGCCAGACCGTATTGCATCGGCCAATCGAGGCGCTCACCGTGCAGCTTGGCGACGGGCCGCTTTTGGCAAGCGAGACCGGCATCGACGTCGTCTACGACATGCGCGCCAATGACATGGTCCATGGCGGGCAGGGCGCGCCGCTGGTGCCGATTTATCATCAGGCGCTGGCGCACAAGATCCCGACAGATCAATGGCCCGTCTGTTTCGTCAATATCGGCGGTATCTCCAACCTGACCTTCCTCGACCGTGACGGGACGATCATCGGCTTCGACAGCGGCCCTGGCAATACGTTGATCGACCAGTGGGTCGAGGCGCATGCCGGCATTCCCTATGATGATGGCGGGCGCATCGCCTCCGAAGGGTCTGTTGTCATGGCGCTGGCCGAGCGATACCTCGACAATACCTTCTTCACGGCCAAGACCCGGCGCGCGCTCGACCGCAATGATTTTCGTCCGCCGCAGGGCCACGAGGCCGAGCTTTCAGATGGCGCCCGCACGCTCGCCTATGTCTCGGCAGCCGCGATCCTCAAATCTGCAGGCCATCTGCCGGGTTTTCCGAAGACCTTCGTGATCTGCGGCGGCGGCAGGCTCAATCGCACCATCATGGGTGATCTGCTGCGTCTCGCCGGCGAACGAGGAGCGATGGTGCTGTCCGCCGAGCAGGCGGGGTTCGACGGTGACGCCATGGAGGCGGAGGCCTGGGCCTATCTCGCCGTGCGTTCCGCAAAGGGGCTCCCGCTCACCTTTCCCGGGACGACGGGCGTGAAGTCGCCCGTGGGCGGCGGGGTGCTCGCCCGCGCAGCCGGGACGCAGAAGGTCTGA
- a CDS encoding patatin-like phospholipase family protein, with product MTSPPNFDAVGLAGGGNRCYWQSGFLKAYSEHQNLSPRFYVSVSAGAYHGAMFLAGVGDRIRASAFAFAEKGLRGLDWRAIRRRESPLVVGSLFRQLLASEFGDEELKTLKAAPPMLIQLSGVPDWMPGALGAIGSIGAYQVEKLLTDGAHSRAGARMGLRPVWVSTHNIDYPAELVDALMATSSVPPFMPVGRVRGRAYLDGGLVDNPPLMKLREVEDKGWHTLLLTTRYGRKPPSAPNRIVVGPCEDIPVSKFAVGDAAGIRHAYEVGLRDGLVFAKQGLASPPVS from the coding sequence GTGACCTCACCCCCCAACTTTGATGCCGTGGGCCTCGCGGGCGGTGGAAACCGCTGCTACTGGCAGAGCGGCTTTCTGAAGGCCTATAGCGAGCACCAGAACCTCAGCCCGCGCTTCTACGTCTCCGTCTCGGCTGGAGCCTATCACGGCGCCATGTTTCTCGCCGGCGTCGGGGACCGTATCCGTGCATCGGCCTTCGCCTTTGCCGAAAAGGGACTTCGCGGCCTGGATTGGCGTGCCATCAGACGGCGGGAATCGCCGCTGGTCGTCGGATCGCTCTTTCGCCAGTTGCTCGCGAGCGAATTCGGCGACGAGGAACTGAAAACGCTGAAGGCCGCACCGCCCATGTTGATCCAGTTGTCCGGTGTGCCCGACTGGATGCCGGGCGCGCTGGGCGCAATCGGGTCGATCGGCGCCTACCAGGTCGAGAAACTCCTGACCGACGGCGCACATTCGCGGGCCGGCGCTCGCATGGGACTGCGCCCCGTCTGGGTGTCGACGCACAACATCGACTATCCCGCCGAACTCGTCGACGCGTTGATGGCCACGTCTTCCGTGCCGCCCTTCATGCCGGTCGGCCGCGTCAGGGGCCGCGCCTATCTCGACGGCGGACTGGTGGACAATCCGCCGCTGATGAAACTCCGCGAGGTCGAGGACAAGGGCTGGCACACGCTCCTGCTCACCACCCGCTACGGCCGCAAACCGCCATCGGCCCCCAACCGGATCGTTGTTGGCCCGTGCGAGGACATTCCGGTGAGCAAGTTTGCCGTGGGCGACGCCGCCGGTATCCGGCACGCCTATGAGGTGGGGCTGCGGGACGGGCTGGTCTTTGCAAAGCAAGGGCTCGCCTCCCCACCCGTCTCCTGA
- a CDS encoding alpha/beta hydrolase, with the protein MPEVIFNGPAGRLEGRYQPSKEKSAPIAIILHPHPQFGGTMNNQIVYQLFYMFQKRGFTTLRFNFRGIGRSQGEFDHGAGELSDAASALDWVQSLHPDSKSCWVAGYSFGSWIGMQLLMRRPEIEGFMSIAPQPNIYDFSFLAPCPSSGLIINGDGDKVAPEKDVLGLVDKLKTQKGILITHKTVPSANHFFNGQVETLMAECEDYLDRRLDGELVPEPAAKRIR; encoded by the coding sequence ATGCCCGAAGTGATTTTCAACGGCCCCGCGGGTCGTCTCGAAGGCCGTTATCAACCCTCCAAGGAAAAGAGCGCACCGATCGCGATCATCCTTCATCCGCATCCGCAATTCGGCGGAACGATGAACAACCAGATCGTCTACCAGCTGTTCTACATGTTCCAGAAGCGGGGCTTCACGACGCTTCGCTTCAACTTCCGCGGCATCGGCCGCAGTCAGGGCGAGTTCGACCATGGTGCGGGCGAGCTCTCCGACGCCGCCTCCGCTCTCGACTGGGTGCAGAGCCTGCATCCGGATTCGAAAAGCTGCTGGGTCGCCGGCTATTCCTTCGGCTCCTGGATCGGCATGCAGCTTCTGATGCGCCGCCCCGAGATCGAAGGCTTCATGTCGATCGCGCCGCAGCCCAATATCTACGACTTCTCCTTCCTCGCCCCCTGCCCGTCATCCGGCCTGATCATCAACGGCGACGGCGACAAGGTTGCGCCGGAAAAGGATGTGCTCGGACTCGTCGACAAGCTCAAGACGCAGAAGGGCATTCTGATCACCCATAAAACGGTACCGAGTGCCAACCACTTCTTCAACGGCCAGGTGGAAACGCTGATGGCCGAATGCGAGGACTATCTTGACCGCCGCCTCGACGGTGAACTGGTCCCCGAGCCGGCCGCCAAGCGGATCCGGTAA
- a CDS encoding cysteine desulfurase family protein, whose amino-acid sequence MAVERIYLDWNATAPLLGAAREAMLDALAMPGNPSSVHAEGRAARAVIEKARRDVAGLVGAEPAHVTFTASATEAANHVLSPFYRMGKSRVAVGRLFVSAIEHPAIRAGGRFPADHVSEIPVMRSGVIDLEALAASLAVHDPADGLPLVAVMLVNNETGIVQPIQDAAAIVKKFGGLLVVDAVQAAGRIPLSISELGADFLILSAHKLGGPKGVGALVSRGETLMPEPLVRGGGQEKGHRAGTENLAAIAGFGAAAREMTADLVERNVMITALRDRAETGLRAAAPDAVIYGDGSKRVGNTSFFHLPGLKAETGQIAFDLEGVALSAGAACSSGKVGASHVLTAMGEDAATGALRLSIGPSTTEAEIDRFVLTFAKIAARRKLAGKAA is encoded by the coding sequence ATGGCTGTTGAGCGCATCTATCTCGACTGGAACGCCACCGCACCCCTTCTGGGCGCAGCGCGCGAGGCCATGCTCGATGCGCTCGCCATGCCCGGCAACCCCTCTTCCGTGCACGCCGAAGGGCGTGCGGCCCGTGCTGTCATCGAGAAGGCGCGCCGCGATGTGGCCGGCCTTGTGGGTGCCGAGCCGGCCCATGTGACCTTCACGGCCAGCGCCACCGAAGCCGCAAACCATGTCCTGTCTCCCTTTTACCGCATGGGTAAGTCCCGGGTAGCGGTCGGCCGGCTCTTTGTCTCGGCGATCGAGCATCCTGCCATTCGCGCCGGCGGGCGTTTCCCGGCGGACCATGTGAGCGAAATTCCAGTCATGCGCTCGGGTGTGATCGATCTCGAGGCGCTTGCTGCGTCGCTGGCCGTTCATGATCCGGCGGACGGGCTGCCGCTGGTGGCGGTCATGCTGGTCAACAACGAAACCGGCATCGTCCAGCCGATCCAGGACGCGGCGGCCATCGTAAAGAAGTTCGGTGGGCTGCTGGTGGTCGATGCCGTACAGGCGGCAGGCCGTATTCCGCTGTCGATATCCGAACTCGGCGCCGACTTCCTGATTCTGTCGGCCCACAAGCTCGGCGGTCCCAAAGGCGTTGGTGCGCTGGTGTCGCGAGGCGAGACCTTGATGCCGGAACCGCTGGTTCGCGGCGGTGGTCAGGAAAAGGGGCACCGGGCCGGGACGGAAAATCTGGCCGCGATCGCCGGCTTCGGTGCTGCGGCACGGGAGATGACGGCGGATCTGGTGGAGCGCAATGTAATGATCACCGCGTTGCGTGACCGCGCCGAAACGGGACTGCGTGCGGCCGCTCCGGACGCTGTCATCTATGGTGACGGCAGCAAGCGGGTCGGCAATACCAGCTTCTTCCATCTGCCGGGGCTCAAGGCGGAAACCGGACAGATTGCCTTCGACCTTGAAGGTGTTGCTCTGTCGGCCGGAGCTGCATGCTCGTCCGGTAAGGTCGGCGCGAGCCATGTGCTGACCGCAATGGGCGAAGATGCCGCGACAGGTGCACTGCGCCTGTCGATCGGGCCGTCGACGACGGAGGCGGAAATCGACCGCTTCGTCTTGACCTTTGCCAAGATCGCGGCACGACGAAAATTGGCGGGAAAGGCCGCCTGA
- the sufB gene encoding Fe-S cluster assembly protein SufB: MAAVQETIDQVRLIDVDQYKYGFETTIEVDKAPKGLSEDIVRFISAKKNEPEWMLEWRLDAYRRWLTMVEPTWARVDYPKIDFNDIYYYAAPKTAAGPKSIDDVDPELLKVYEKLGIPLREQEMLAGVQTSKIAVDAVFDSVSVVTTFKAELMKAGVIFMSISEAIREYPDLVKKYLGSVVPVTDNYYATLNCAVFTDGSFVYIPKGVRCPMELSTYFRINEKNTGQFERTLIVAEEGAYVSYLEGCTAPQRDENQLHAAVVELVAMDDAEIKYSTVQNWYPGDKDGKGGIYNFVTKRGDCRGDRSKISWTQVETGSAITWKYPSCILRGDDSQGEFYSIAVSNGHQQVDSGTKMIHLGKNTKSRIISKGISAGVSQNTYRGQVSMHRKAENARNFTNCDSLLIGDTCGAHTVPYIEVKNSTAKVEHEATTSKISEDQKFYAMQRGIPEEEAIALIVNGFVRDVIQQLPMEFAVEAQKLINISLEGSVG; encoded by the coding sequence ATGGCTGCTGTGCAGGAAACGATCGATCAGGTCCGCCTTATCGACGTCGACCAGTACAAGTACGGTTTTGAAACCACGATCGAAGTCGACAAGGCCCCGAAGGGCCTGTCGGAAGACATCGTTCGCTTCATTTCGGCAAAAAAGAACGAGCCCGAATGGATGCTCGAATGGCGCCTCGACGCCTACAGGCGCTGGCTGACAATGGTCGAGCCCACCTGGGCTCGCGTCGACTATCCGAAGATCGACTTCAACGACATCTATTACTATGCGGCACCGAAGACGGCTGCCGGTCCGAAGTCGATCGACGACGTCGATCCGGAACTTCTGAAGGTCTATGAGAAGCTCGGAATTCCCCTGCGCGAGCAGGAAATGCTGGCTGGCGTCCAGACCTCGAAGATCGCCGTCGATGCCGTCTTCGATTCCGTCTCGGTCGTGACGACCTTCAAGGCCGAATTGATGAAGGCTGGCGTGATCTTCATGTCGATTTCGGAAGCGATCCGCGAATACCCGGATCTGGTGAAGAAATATCTCGGCTCGGTCGTCCCTGTCACCGACAACTATTATGCGACGCTGAACTGCGCGGTCTTCACGGACGGATCCTTCGTCTACATCCCGAAGGGCGTTCGCTGCCCGATGGAACTGTCGACCTATTTCCGCATCAACGAGAAGAACACCGGCCAGTTCGAGCGTACGCTGATCGTCGCCGAAGAAGGGGCCTATGTCTCCTATCTCGAAGGCTGCACAGCACCCCAGCGCGACGAGAACCAGCTGCATGCAGCCGTGGTCGAACTCGTTGCCATGGACGACGCCGAGATCAAGTATTCGACCGTTCAGAACTGGTATCCGGGCGACAAGGACGGCAAGGGCGGCATCTATAACTTCGTTACCAAGCGTGGCGATTGCCGTGGCGACCGCTCCAAGATCTCCTGGACCCAGGTCGAGACCGGCTCTGCGATCACCTGGAAATACCCGTCCTGCATCCTGCGCGGCGACGACAGCCAGGGCGAGTTCTACTCGATCGCCGTCTCCAACGGCCACCAGCAGGTCGATAGCGGCACCAAGATGATCCATCTCGGCAAGAACACCAAGAGCCGGATCATCTCTAAGGGCATCTCGGCCGGCGTGTCGCAGAACACCTATCGTGGCCAGGTCTCGATGCACCGCAAGGCGGAAAATGCCCGCAATTTCACCAATTGCGATTCGCTCCTGATCGGTGACACCTGCGGCGCGCATACCGTGCCCTACATCGAGGTGAAGAACTCGACGGCCAAGGTGGAGCACGAGGCGACGACCTCGAAGATCTCCGAGGACCAGAAGTTTTACGCCATGCAGCGCGGCATCCCGGAAGAAGAGGCAATCGCGCTCATCGTCAACGGCTTCGTCCGCGACGTCATCCAGCAGCTGCCGATGGAATTTGCGGTTGAAGCACAGAAGCTGATCAACATCTCGCTCGAGGGTTCGGTCGGCTGA
- the sufC gene encoding Fe-S cluster assembly ATPase SufC, producing the protein MLEIRNLHARIAEDGTEIIKGLNLTVKAGEVAAIMGPNGSGKSTLSYILAGREDYEVTEGDILYNGESILELDPAERAAKGIFLAFQYPVEIPGVATMQFLKVAMNSQRKARGEDELTTPEFIRRVKEAAGELKINPDMLKRPLNVGFSGGEKKRAEILQMALLEPKLCILDETDSGLDIDALKIVADGVNALKRPDRATVVITHYQRLLDYIVPDSVHVLYQGQIIKSGDKSLALELEANGYADITGQAA; encoded by the coding sequence ATGCTTGAAATTCGCAATCTCCATGCCCGCATCGCCGAAGACGGCACCGAAATCATCAAGGGCCTTAATCTCACCGTGAAGGCCGGCGAAGTCGCTGCCATCATGGGCCCGAACGGCTCCGGCAAGTCGACGCTGTCCTACATCCTCGCAGGCCGCGAAGACTATGAAGTCACCGAAGGCGATATCCTTTACAACGGCGAGAGCATTCTGGAACTTGACCCGGCCGAGCGCGCCGCCAAGGGCATTTTCCTTGCCTTCCAGTATCCGGTAGAAATCCCGGGCGTTGCCACCATGCAGTTCCTGAAGGTCGCGATGAATTCGCAGCGCAAGGCGCGTGGCGAGGACGAATTGACGACGCCGGAGTTCATCCGTCGCGTCAAGGAAGCCGCTGGCGAACTGAAGATCAACCCTGACATGCTGAAGCGTCCGCTCAATGTCGGCTTCTCCGGTGGCGAGAAGAAGCGCGCCGAAATCCTGCAGATGGCGCTGCTCGAGCCGAAGCTGTGCATCCTCGACGAAACCGATTCCGGCCTCGACATCGACGCCCTGAAGATTGTTGCCGATGGCGTCAACGCGCTGAAGCGTCCCGATCGTGCGACCGTCGTCATCACCCACTACCAGCGCCTGCTCGATTACATCGTGCCCGATAGCGTGCATGTTCTCTACCAGGGCCAGATCATCAAGTCGGGCGACAAGAGCCTGGCGCTGGAACTCGAAGCCAACGGCTATGCCGACATCACCGGTCAGGCAGCCTAA
- the sufD gene encoding Fe-S cluster assembly protein SufD: protein MTLQAANRLTVAETQIIDAYNNQIGSLPGDGAVVLKRDGLFDALKRQGLPTRRVETFHYTDLKALLRALPAEELQSIAKAVKPLVAGATVLNILQGVAQTPASLPEGVSVSLYRDALSNGAAAAGLTAFNSDDTIGRLNGAFVRDGFTLDVADNADVEGPIELQSVHAAGQLHLRFPATFGKGSKATVIERHVGQSGSAALASVVADLKLGEGAEITWIILQGEGDADTHLGQIRVELGTDARFRLFVINAGGKLVRQEIHVKTVGEGCDFMLRGVNLLGGDTHTDVTMTLGHDVPNTTSTEIIRNVVFDRAKGVFQGMIRVAPDAQKTDARMACNTLLMSDDCEFSVKPELEIFADDVQCAHGATVADIHKSHLYYLMSRGIPEKKARALLINGFVAEIVEELENEPLVEALEEIITDWLEHHG from the coding sequence ATGACATTGCAAGCGGCCAACCGGCTCACCGTAGCCGAGACCCAGATCATCGACGCCTATAACAACCAGATCGGCAGCCTCCCCGGGGATGGCGCCGTTGTTCTGAAGCGCGACGGTCTGTTCGACGCGCTGAAGCGTCAAGGTCTGCCGACGCGCCGCGTCGAGACCTTCCACTACACGGATCTGAAGGCGCTTCTGCGTGCGCTTCCGGCCGAAGAGCTGCAGAGCATTGCCAAGGCGGTCAAACCGCTGGTGGCGGGCGCAACCGTGCTCAACATCCTGCAGGGCGTTGCCCAGACGCCGGCATCCTTGCCGGAGGGGGTGAGCGTTTCGCTTTATCGCGACGCTCTGTCGAATGGTGCTGCGGCCGCGGGTCTGACCGCCTTCAACAGCGACGACACGATCGGTCGCCTCAACGGCGCCTTCGTGCGTGACGGTTTCACGCTCGATGTGGCCGACAACGCCGACGTCGAAGGCCCGATCGAGCTGCAATCGGTGCATGCCGCCGGCCAGTTGCACCTGCGCTTCCCGGCGACCTTCGGCAAGGGTTCGAAGGCAACCGTCATCGAGCGGCATGTCGGCCAGAGCGGTTCGGCAGCACTTGCCTCCGTTGTCGCGGATCTGAAGCTTGGCGAAGGTGCCGAGATCACCTGGATCATCCTCCAGGGTGAGGGCGATGCCGATACCCATCTTGGTCAGATCCGCGTCGAACTGGGCACCGATGCCAGGTTCCGCCTCTTCGTCATCAATGCCGGTGGCAAGCTGGTGCGCCAGGAAATTCACGTGAAGACGGTTGGCGAAGGCTGTGACTTCATGCTACGCGGCGTCAACCTGCTCGGCGGCGACACGCATACGGACGTCACCATGACTCTCGGCCACGACGTGCCGAACACGACATCGACGGAAATCATCCGCAATGTGGTGTTCGACCGGGCCAAGGGTGTCTTCCAGGGCATGATCAGGGTCGCCCCGGATGCCCAGAAGACCGATGCCCGCATGGCCTGCAACACATTGCTCATGTCGGATGATTGCGAATTCTCGGTCAAGCCGGAGCTCGAAATCTTTGCCGACGACGTCCAGTGTGCGCATGGCGCGACGGTCGCCGACATCCACAAGAGCCATCTTTATTACCTGATGTCGCGCGGCATTCCGGAAAAGAAGGCGCGGGCGCTGCTGATCAACGGCTTCGTCGCCGAAATCGTCGAGGAGCTCGAAAACGAGCCGCTCGTCGAAGCGCTGGAAGAGATCATCACCGACTGGCTGGAGCATCATGGCTGA